Proteins co-encoded in one Quercus robur chromosome 8, dhQueRobu3.1, whole genome shotgun sequence genomic window:
- the LOC126697647 gene encoding laccase-4-like, with protein MAPWFRALLLGAFLFPALVESLVRHYKFSVVSKNITKLCATKSIVTVDGQFPGPTLYAREDDTVIVRVTNHVTDNVTIHWHGVRQFLTGWSDGPAYITQCPIQPGQSYIYNFTLTSQRGTLFWHAHISWLRATIHGAIVILPKRGIPYPFPKPDKEKIIILAEWWKADVEAVINQATQSGLPPNVSDTHTINGHPGPVPGCSSQGYTLHVESGKTYLLRIINAAVNDELFFKIAGHNLTIVEVDASYVKPFQIDTIFISPGQTTNALLTANQGIGKYIITLSPFMDAPVGLDNLTNYATLRYKGTPTNPPTILTSVPAQNATPITYSFIDSLRSLNSPQYPTKVPLTIDHSLFFTMGVGVNPCDTCVNGSKLVGDINNVSFVMPTIGLLQAYHYDIPGVYTVDFPANPPIPFNYTGNSTSNLQTNNGTRLYRLSFNSTVQIVLQDTAVIAPENHPTHLHGFNFFVVGKGLGNFDKNKDPQKFNLVDPVERNTVAVPTGGWVAIRFKADNPGVWLLHCHLEVHTTWGLKMAFIVENGMGPNETLPPPPSDLPKC; from the exons aTGGCTCCTTGGTTTCGGGCATTGTTACTGGGAGCTTTTTTATTTCCAGCATTGGTTGAGTCCTTGGTTCGTCACTACAAGTTCAGT GTGGTCTCGAAGAACATTACAAAACTATGTGCAACAAAATCCATTGTCACTGTCGATGGGCAATTCCCTGGGCCAACTCTGTATGCAAGAGAAGATGATACCGTGATAGTAAGGGTCACCAACCATGTTACAGACAACGTCACAATCCACTG GCACGGTGTAAGGCAGTTTCTAACCGGTTGGTCAGATGGGCCTGCATATATCACACAATGTCCTATACAGCCAGGGCAGAGCTATATTTACAACTTTACACTCACTAGCCAAAGAGGCACACTTTTTTGGCATGCACATATCTCCTGGCTAAGGGCCACAATACATGGTGCTATTGTTATCTTGCCCAAGAGAGGGATTCCTTACCCATTTCCCAAGCCTGATAAGGAAAAAATCATCATTCTAG CCGAATGGTGGAAAGCGGACGTTGAAGCTGTGATCAATCAAGCTACCCAATCTGGTCTTCCACCAAATGTATCAGATACACACACCATTAATGGTCATCCAGGACCCGTTCCTGGTTGCTCTTCTCAGG GTTACACTTTACATGTTGAAAGTGGTAAGACCTATTTACTACGAATCATCAATGCAGCAGTGAATGACGAGCTCTTCTTCAAAATTGCTGGTCACAATCTAACAATTGTTGAAGTCGATGCCTCCTATGTCAAGCCCTtccaaattgacacaatattCATCAGTCCTGGCCAAACCACAAATGCCCTTCTAACTGCTAATCAGGGTATTGGCAAGTACATAATAACACTCTCACCTTTCATGGATGCACCTGTTGGCCTTGACAACTTGACCAATTATGCCACATTGCGCTACAAAGGCACCCCTACTAATCCCCCAACCATCTTAACCAGTGTTCCTGCTCAAAATGCTACTCCAATAACATATTCTTTCATTGACTCACTTCGAAGCCTTAATTCGccacaataccccacaaaagtcCCATTAACCATAGaccattctctctttttcaccATGGGGGTTGGTGTTAACCCATGTGACACATGTGTCAATGGAAGCAAGCTCGTGGGAGATATTAATAATGTTAGCTTTGTGATGCCAACAATAGGTCTCCTTCAAGCATATCACTATGACATACCAGGAGTTTACACAGTTGATTTTCCAGCAAACCCCCCAATACCTTTTAACTATACTGGTAACTCAACATCTAATCTCCAGACCAATAATGGCACAAGACTATATAGGTTGTCATTCAATTCAACAGTCCAGATTGTGCTTCAAGACACTGCTGTAATAGCACCAGAGAACCATCCAACCCATTTGCATGGGTTTAATTTCTTTGTGGTTGGGAAGGGATTAGggaattttgataaaaataaggATCCACAGAAGTTCAATCTTGTTGATCCCGTTGAGAGGAACACAGTTGCAGTACCAACTGGTGGATGGGTAGCAATCAGATTCAAGGCAGATAATCCAG GTGTTTGGCTCTTGCATTGCCATTTGGAAGTACACACAACGTGGGGACTAAAGATGGCATTCATAGTAGAAAATGGGATGGGCCCGAATGAGACTCTACCACCACCTCCAAGTGACCTTCCCAAGTGCTAG